A stretch of Cheilinus undulatus linkage group 20, ASM1832078v1, whole genome shotgun sequence DNA encodes these proteins:
- the LOC121528045 gene encoding microfibril-associated glycoprotein 4-like encodes MTGTDGLLATAASSRFYNGGFERRPIIHDPNLLWDVKEVLPEVGVEDLGDRAFLLVLCPKHTATDLLNGNEVNHKSLGLGALLVPVLVCLLAPQLISCLPLLPFDCSDIHKDTSQPSGVYTIYPIGSASAVQEHLCLSKLQVYCDMDSEGGGWTVFQRRMNGSLNFYRPWDQYKMGFGSAAEEYWLGLENIFHLTLRRKYELLVDMEDFDGNMVSARYTSFSIDSETDGYTLHVSGFKDGGAGDSLTFHNGMKFSTFDKDQDSSSGSCAKTYLGAFWYNGCHHTNPNGVYRWGADGTLDAVGVEWKHWKGYNYSLKSISMKIRPVQ; translated from the exons ATGACAGGCACCGATGGTCTTCTGGCCACAGCTGCTAGCAGCCGCTTCTACAATGGAGGCTTTGAACGTAGACCAATCATACATGACCCCAACCTCCTCTGGGATGTAAAAGAAGTTCTTCCAGAAGTGGGAGTTGAAGACCTCGGGGACAGGGCATTCCTACTTGTCCTGTGTCCAAAACATACGGCGACAGACCTGCTGAACGGCAACGAAGTCAATCATAAATCTTTGGGCTTGGGCGCTCTG CTGGTTCCAGTCCTCGTCTGTCTCCTGGCTCCTCAGCTCATCAGCTGTTTGCCCTTACTGCCATTTGACTGCAGTGATATCCATAAAGATACCAGCCAACCCAGCGGAGTGTACACCATCTACCCCATCGGATCTGCGTCTGCTGTCCAGGAACACCTCTGCCTCTCCAAGCTGCAG GTGTACTGTGACATGGACTCAGAGGGAGGAGGATGGACG GTGTTCCAGAGGAGGATGAACGGCTCGCTGAACTTCTATAGACCCTGGGATCAGTATAAGATGGGCTTTGGGAGCGCTGCTGAAGAGTACTGGCTCG gtcttgaaaatattttccatCTGACTCTGAGGAGGAAGTACGAGCTGCTGGTGGACATGGAGGACTTCGATGGAAACATGGTGTCTGCTCGTTACACCTCCTTCTCCATCGACTCTGAGACAGACGGATACACCCTGCATGTTTCTGGATTCAAGGATGGAGGCGCCG GAGACTCTCTGACCTTTCACAATGGAATGAAGTTCTCCACCTTTGACAAAGACCAGGACTCATCATCTGGCAGCTGTGCCAAAACATACTTGGGGGCGTTCTGGTATAATGGCTGTCATCACACCAATCCAAACGGGGTTTATCGCTGGGGGGCCGATGGCACTCTTGATGCTGTAGGAGTGGAGTGGAAACACTGGAAAGGCTATAACTACTCTCTGAAGAGCATCAGCATGAAGATCCGTCCTGTTCAGTAG